In Edaphobacter bradus, the following are encoded in one genomic region:
- a CDS encoding ATP-dependent DNA helicase, with translation MSSTTPISILPAAPLEPGARLPSLHDFFAQGGILSRSSLSFEYRRGQYDMARAIEKAFEEKRHLIVEAGTGTGKTLAYLLPALRLARERQQRVIISTGTKNLQEQLYFKDVPFLESLLGPLKVCYMKGRGNYLCRHKLYALRDNPILSGLEEIDQFHHIAAWERTTETGDRAEIDALPETSALWHKLDARTEACLGQSCPDWERCFITAMRRKALESDIVIVNHHLFFADLGIKQQAANAPDAGILPEAGAVIFDEAHELEEVASNYFGIGLSTQRFDELTRDVEMMLKAKQASTAAIESACGTLHNRARLFFSALPTEPNQTVGRMPFEHREEFLEESGDMYTATLNALTRLEGELERVKNVDEAPGLRKRAADIRAHLAFLLESSDRNTVFWIERRAVGGVRNLARGHANAAFNTHLQATPIDVSELLETSLFNIYPSVILTSATLTVSGGFEHVRKRLGLTTARELVVPSHFNYEKQALLYLPPNMPDPRDAEFTAKAAERIRRVLELSRGRAFCLFTSYNQMREIYERMLAELPYPLLLHGTAPRHVLIEQFRNTPNAVLFGTSSFWQGVDVQGEQLSCVIIDRLPFAVPTDPVVKARMHAIEENGGKPFFDYQIPSAVITLKQGFGRLIRSLHDRGVLMLLDPRIQRQRYGRIFFESLPPYRLTQEITDVENFFHPKT, from the coding sequence TTGTCCTCAACTACTCCAATCTCGATTCTTCCGGCCGCGCCGCTTGAACCAGGAGCGCGCCTTCCGTCGCTGCACGACTTCTTCGCGCAGGGCGGAATCCTCTCGCGCTCGTCCCTGTCGTTTGAGTATCGCCGCGGCCAGTACGACATGGCGCGAGCCATCGAGAAGGCCTTCGAGGAGAAGCGTCACCTCATCGTCGAAGCCGGAACCGGGACCGGCAAAACGCTCGCCTATCTGCTGCCCGCGCTGCGCCTCGCACGCGAGCGACAGCAGCGGGTCATCATCTCAACCGGAACGAAGAACTTACAGGAACAACTCTACTTCAAGGACGTTCCGTTTCTGGAATCGCTGCTCGGGCCGCTCAAGGTCTGCTACATGAAGGGCCGCGGCAACTACCTCTGCCGCCACAAGCTCTACGCGCTGCGCGACAACCCGATTTTGAGTGGCTTGGAAGAGATCGACCAGTTCCACCACATCGCAGCGTGGGAGCGCACAACCGAGACCGGGGACCGCGCCGAGATCGACGCCCTGCCCGAGACCTCCGCACTCTGGCACAAGCTCGACGCGCGCACCGAAGCCTGTCTCGGCCAGAGCTGCCCCGACTGGGAACGCTGCTTCATCACTGCCATGCGCCGCAAGGCGCTTGAGTCAGACATCGTCATCGTCAACCATCACCTCTTCTTCGCCGACCTCGGCATCAAGCAGCAGGCGGCGAACGCTCCCGACGCGGGCATTCTTCCCGAAGCCGGCGCGGTGATCTTCGACGAGGCGCACGAACTCGAGGAGGTCGCCTCCAACTACTTCGGCATCGGCCTCAGCACGCAGCGCTTCGACGAACTCACGCGCGACGTCGAGATGATGCTGAAGGCGAAGCAGGCCTCCACGGCAGCCATCGAGAGCGCCTGCGGCACACTGCACAACCGCGCGCGCCTCTTCTTCTCCGCGCTGCCCACGGAGCCGAACCAGACCGTGGGACGCATGCCGTTCGAGCATCGTGAGGAGTTCCTCGAAGAGAGCGGAGATATGTACACGGCGACGCTGAACGCGCTTACACGCCTCGAAGGAGAACTGGAGCGTGTCAAGAACGTCGACGAGGCGCCTGGACTGCGCAAGCGGGCCGCCGACATCCGCGCGCATCTCGCGTTCCTGCTCGAATCGAGCGACCGCAACACCGTCTTCTGGATCGAGCGCCGCGCTGTTGGAGGAGTCCGCAACCTTGCGCGTGGGCATGCAAACGCCGCCTTCAACACGCACCTGCAGGCCACGCCAATCGACGTCTCGGAGCTGCTCGAAACGTCGCTGTTCAACATCTATCCCAGCGTCATCCTTACGTCAGCGACGCTGACCGTCTCCGGCGGATTCGAGCACGTCCGCAAGCGCCTCGGTCTCACGACAGCGCGGGAATTAGTCGTGCCGTCGCACTTCAACTACGAGAAGCAGGCGCTGCTCTACCTTCCGCCGAACATGCCCGATCCGCGCGATGCGGAGTTCACCGCGAAGGCTGCGGAGCGAATACGCCGTGTGCTCGAACTTAGCAGAGGACGCGCCTTCTGCCTCTTCACCAGTTACAACCAGATGCGAGAGATCTACGAACGCATGCTGGCCGAGTTGCCCTATCCGTTGCTGCTTCATGGCACTGCCCCGCGCCATGTGCTCATTGAGCAGTTCCGCAACACTCCCAACGCCGTCCTCTTCGGCACTTCGAGCTTCTGGCAGGGAGTCGATGTGCAGGGCGAGCAGTTGAGCTGCGTCATCATCGATCGCCTGCCCTTCGCCGTCCCAACCGATCCGGTGGTCAAAGCGCGTATGCATGCCATTGAGGAGAACGGAGGAAAGCCGTTCTTCGACTACCAGATTCCCAGCGCCGTCATCACGCTGAAGCAGGGATTCGGCCGTCTGATTCGCTCGCTGCACGATCGCGGCGTGCTCATGCTGCTCGATCCGCGCATTCAGCGGCAGCGCTACGGCCGCATCTTCTTTGAGAGTCTTCCACCGTACCGGCTCACGCAGGAGATCACAGACGTGGAGAACTTCTTCCATCCCAAGACGTAA
- the trmFO gene encoding methylenetetrahydrofolate--tRNA-(uracil(54)-C(5))-methyltransferase (FADH(2)-oxidizing) TrmFO, which translates to MAAKKIKVIGGGLAGPEAALQAAEAGCEVTLYEMRPHRSTEAHQTSDFAELVCSNSLKSESENSAPWLLKQEMRRAHSFLLAAADASAVPAGHALAVDRTEFSAKVAALIDQHPRITVVREEITRLDENAADTITILASGPLTSPALTSELQRLTGSDHLAFYDSISPIVDASTIDMDKVYFAARWDKGTADYINCPFTKEEYDRFIEALATAEAVPAKEWEQIPNQPSNNQQLTTSNQQLKYFEGCLPIEEIARRGRDTLRFGPMKPAGLTSPKTGRWPYAVVQLRQENLRADSYNLVGFQNHLKYGEQARVLRLIPGLENAKFLRYGQIHRNTYINAPAVLTETLQLKQHPNILIAGQLSGVEGYTESIASGLLAGRYAAALAQGSTPTPAPRIAANGSLTHYITHAAGVEKAKRFDPANITFDLLPPLEEDLRKKIRDKKERHRIQCERALVAWDSWLAVEKQQIIE; encoded by the coding sequence TTGGCGGCGAAGAAGATAAAAGTCATCGGAGGCGGATTAGCCGGCCCCGAAGCCGCTCTTCAAGCGGCCGAGGCAGGCTGCGAAGTCACCCTCTACGAGATGCGCCCGCATCGCTCCACCGAGGCCCACCAGACCTCCGACTTCGCCGAGCTCGTCTGCTCCAACTCCCTCAAGTCTGAGTCTGAAAACTCCGCCCCCTGGCTCCTCAAGCAGGAGATGCGCCGAGCCCACTCCTTCCTCCTCGCCGCAGCCGACGCCTCCGCCGTCCCCGCCGGCCACGCACTCGCCGTCGACCGGACCGAATTTTCCGCCAAAGTAGCAGCCCTCATCGACCAGCACCCCCGCATCACCGTAGTCCGCGAAGAGATCACCCGCCTCGACGAGAACGCCGCCGACACCATCACCATCCTCGCCTCCGGCCCGCTCACCTCGCCCGCGCTCACCTCAGAACTCCAGCGCCTCACCGGCTCCGACCACCTCGCCTTCTACGACTCCATCTCTCCCATCGTCGACGCCAGCACCATCGACATGGACAAGGTCTACTTCGCCGCCCGCTGGGACAAAGGCACCGCCGACTACATCAACTGCCCCTTCACCAAAGAGGAGTACGACCGCTTCATCGAAGCTCTCGCCACCGCCGAAGCCGTCCCAGCAAAAGAGTGGGAACAAATCCCAAATCAACCAAGCAACAACCAACAACTAACAACCAGCAACCAACAACTGAAGTACTTCGAAGGCTGTCTCCCCATCGAAGAGATCGCCCGCCGCGGCCGTGATACCCTCCGCTTCGGCCCCATGAAACCCGCCGGCCTCACCAGCCCGAAGACCGGCAGGTGGCCCTACGCCGTCGTCCAGCTCCGCCAGGAGAATCTCCGCGCCGACTCCTACAACCTCGTCGGCTTCCAGAACCACCTCAAGTACGGCGAGCAGGCCCGCGTCCTCCGCCTCATCCCCGGCCTCGAAAACGCAAAGTTCCTCCGCTACGGCCAGATCCACCGCAACACCTACATCAACGCCCCCGCGGTCCTCACCGAAACCCTCCAACTCAAGCAGCACCCCAATATCCTCATCGCCGGCCAGCTCAGCGGAGTCGAAGGCTACACCGAATCCATCGCCTCCGGCCTACTCGCCGGACGCTACGCCGCCGCCCTCGCCCAGGGCAGCACCCCCACCCCCGCCCCCCGCATCGCGGCGAACGGCTCGCTCACCCACTACATCACCCACGCAGCTGGCGTGGAGAAGGCCAAACGCTTCGACCCGGCCAACATCACCTTCGACCTCCTTCCCCCGCTCGAGGAAGATCTCCGCAAGAAGATCCGCGACAAAAAAGAACGCCACCGCATCCAGTGCGAACGCGCCCTCGTAGCATGGGACAGTTGGCTCGCTGTGGAAAAACAGCAAATCATTGAATAA
- the der gene encoding ribosome biogenesis GTPase Der, with protein sequence MAKNDKKRLGKKHRQASTRPKKGRAPKVAPTTGAVDPRKRKLLAAKKAEAEKAKRLPKRSPEYEARKTLRADEPSRPSRASLASGGEDWREVELAASQLSVATDSSRDEMPLIAICGRPNVGKSTLFNRLTGSRRSIVGDEPGITRDRIYGEIEWAGRDVRLVDTGGVIPDDEALIPSEIFRQAQVALDEADVIVMVVDGRTELASPDMELARLLLRGGKPVFLAVNKMDAAELLAGAENFRRLGFRHVLPVSAEHGTGVGDLLDEVFAALPPETVAEEPTEVMLTTEDEIAEDEGGPQAPVRRLRSHGEFEQIETKIAIIGRPNVGKSTLLNAFTGTQRAIVSPIAGTTRDAVDEVVERGGHRFRFVDTAGIRRKGKTKLMAEKLSVVMARKHLEAADVSLLVIDATEGVTALDANIGGYAHESGRSVVIVVNKWDAVTTNRNDGKAPADKKVYEGQVRDALKYLSYAPLLFISAAEGQGIEQVFKKVELVARERRKRVSTGQMNRFLERVDFQKASVPMSKRVKIYYMTQAAVAPPTFVLFTDKDVKLHFSFERFLENQIREAFGFIGSPIWFKVRARNKKRAE encoded by the coding sequence GTGGCAAAGAACGATAAAAAACGGCTCGGCAAGAAACACCGGCAGGCAAGCACACGGCCTAAGAAGGGCCGAGCGCCCAAGGTCGCTCCCACAACGGGAGCTGTTGACCCGCGCAAGCGCAAGCTGCTGGCCGCGAAGAAGGCAGAGGCCGAGAAGGCGAAGCGGCTGCCAAAGCGCTCGCCCGAGTACGAGGCTCGTAAGACGCTGCGGGCCGATGAACCTTCGCGGCCATCACGGGCGAGCCTCGCGAGCGGTGGCGAGGACTGGCGCGAGGTTGAGCTTGCTGCCTCGCAGCTTTCGGTTGCGACCGATAGCTCGCGCGACGAGATGCCGCTGATTGCAATCTGCGGGCGGCCGAACGTGGGCAAATCGACACTGTTCAACCGACTGACTGGTTCGCGACGCTCGATCGTCGGCGACGAGCCGGGCATTACTCGCGACCGCATCTACGGTGAGATCGAGTGGGCCGGACGCGACGTTCGGCTTGTCGATACTGGCGGCGTGATTCCGGATGACGAAGCGTTGATTCCGAGCGAGATCTTCCGGCAGGCGCAGGTGGCGCTCGATGAGGCCGACGTCATCGTGATGGTCGTCGACGGGCGCACGGAGCTGGCTTCGCCCGATATGGAGCTGGCGCGGCTGCTGCTTCGCGGTGGCAAGCCGGTATTTCTTGCCGTGAACAAAATGGACGCGGCGGAGCTGCTCGCAGGCGCGGAGAACTTTCGGCGGCTGGGTTTCCGGCACGTCCTGCCGGTCTCGGCGGAGCATGGCACGGGCGTCGGCGACCTGCTCGATGAGGTCTTCGCAGCGCTGCCTCCTGAAACGGTCGCCGAGGAGCCGACCGAGGTGATGCTGACCACGGAGGATGAGATCGCCGAGGACGAGGGTGGCCCTCAGGCTCCGGTGCGGCGTCTGAGATCGCACGGCGAGTTCGAGCAGATCGAGACGAAGATTGCTATCATCGGGCGGCCGAATGTGGGCAAGTCAACGCTCCTGAATGCGTTCACGGGAACGCAGCGCGCGATCGTGTCGCCGATTGCGGGCACGACGCGCGATGCAGTGGATGAGGTTGTCGAGCGCGGCGGACACAGATTCCGGTTCGTCGATACGGCGGGAATCCGCCGCAAGGGCAAGACGAAGCTGATGGCCGAGAAGCTCTCGGTGGTGATGGCTCGCAAGCACCTTGAGGCAGCGGACGTGAGTCTGCTGGTGATCGACGCGACCGAGGGTGTGACGGCGCTCGATGCCAACATCGGCGGTTATGCGCATGAGAGCGGGCGCAGCGTTGTGATTGTCGTCAACAAGTGGGATGCCGTGACGACGAATCGGAACGATGGCAAGGCTCCTGCGGACAAGAAGGTTTATGAGGGCCAGGTTCGCGATGCCCTCAAGTATCTGAGTTATGCTCCGCTGTTGTTTATCTCGGCGGCGGAGGGGCAAGGCATCGAGCAGGTCTTCAAGAAGGTGGAGCTTGTGGCCCGCGAGCGGCGCAAGCGCGTTTCAACGGGGCAGATGAACCGGTTTCTCGAGCGCGTCGACTTCCAGAAGGCTTCCGTGCCGATGTCGAAGCGGGTCAAGATTTATTACATGACGCAGGCTGCTGTGGCTCCGCCGACATTTGTGCTGTTCACGGACAAGGACGTGAAGCTGCACTTCAGCTTCGAGCGATTTTTGGAAAACCAGATTCGGGAGGCGTTCGGTTTCATCGGCTCGCCGATCTGGTTCAAGGTTCGGGCCCGGAATAAGAAGAGGGCGGAGTAG